In a genomic window of Thermosynechococcus sp. CL-1:
- a CDS encoding LL-diaminopimelate aminotransferase yields the protein MAFVNANYLKLKAGYLFPEIARRVNQFLQAHPDAPLIRLGIGDVTEPLPAACRQAMIQAVEEMGDRATFKGYGPEQGYPWLREKIAAHDFQARGCDIDASEIFISDGSKCDTGNILDIFGDGNRIAVTDPVYPVYVDTNVMAGHTGEANERGEYAGLVYLPITAENYFTATLPSEPVDLIYLCFPNNPTGAVATREHLQAWVDYARAHKAIIFFDAAYEAFITDPAIPHSIYEIPGARECAIEFRSFSKNAGFTGTRCAFTVVPKGLKGQTPSGEAVELWALWQRRQSTKFNGVSYIVQRGAEAVYSEAGQAQVRELVAFYMDNARLIREKLTQAGFAVYGGVNAPYVWLKTPQGIGSWDFFDKLLHTCYVVGTPGAGFGAAGEGYLRLSAFNSRENVVEAMDRVVAAFA from the coding sequence ATGGCCTTTGTTAACGCAAACTACCTCAAACTCAAGGCAGGGTATCTCTTTCCGGAAATTGCCCGCCGTGTCAATCAATTCTTGCAAGCCCATCCCGATGCCCCCCTGATTCGTCTCGGCATTGGGGATGTCACCGAACCGCTGCCAGCGGCCTGTCGTCAAGCGATGATTCAAGCGGTGGAAGAAATGGGCGATCGCGCCACCTTCAAAGGCTATGGGCCTGAGCAGGGGTATCCTTGGCTACGGGAAAAAATTGCCGCCCACGACTTCCAAGCCCGCGGCTGCGACATCGATGCCAGTGAAATTTTTATTTCCGACGGCTCCAAGTGCGACACAGGGAATATCCTCGATATTTTTGGCGACGGCAACCGCATTGCCGTTACCGACCCCGTTTATCCCGTCTATGTGGATACCAATGTCATGGCAGGGCACACGGGGGAAGCCAATGAACGCGGGGAGTACGCTGGACTGGTCTATTTGCCGATTACCGCTGAAAACTACTTCACCGCCACGCTGCCCAGTGAACCTGTGGACTTAATCTACCTCTGCTTCCCCAACAATCCCACCGGTGCGGTGGCCACACGGGAGCATTTACAGGCGTGGGTGGACTATGCCCGTGCCCATAAAGCAATTATTTTCTTTGATGCCGCCTACGAAGCCTTTATTACCGATCCCGCTATTCCCCACTCGATCTATGAAATTCCCGGTGCCCGCGAGTGCGCCATTGAATTCCGCTCCTTCTCGAAAAATGCCGGTTTTACGGGAACCCGCTGCGCCTTTACGGTGGTGCCCAAGGGTCTTAAGGGGCAAACCCCCAGTGGCGAGGCCGTCGAACTCTGGGCGCTGTGGCAACGGCGGCAATCCACAAAGTTCAACGGTGTGTCCTACATTGTGCAGCGGGGCGCCGAGGCGGTTTACTCTGAAGCCGGTCAAGCCCAAGTACGGGAACTGGTGGCCTTCTATATGGACAATGCCCGTCTCATTCGCGAAAAACTCACCCAAGCGGGCTTTGCAGTCTATGGTGGGGTCAATGCTCCCTATGTCTGGCTGAAGACGCCCCAAGGGATTGGCAGTTGGGACTTTTTCGATAAATTGCTGCACACTTGCTATGTAGTGGGTACCCCCGGTGCTGGTTTTGGGGCAGCGGGTGAGGGCTATCTGCGCCTTTCGGCCTTTAATAGTCGGGAAAATGTGGTTGAAGCCATGGATCGGGTGGTGGCAGCCTTTGCCTAA
- the alaS gene encoding alanine--tRNA ligase has product MTSSPSASATTALTGDQIRQKFLEFYAAKGHTILPSASLIPEDPTVLLTIAGMLPFKPIFLGQEAPKVPRATTAQKCLRTNDIENVGRTARHHTFFEMLGNFSFGDYFKAEAIAWAWELMTTVYGLPPERLLVSVFENDDEAYDIWHRQVGLPKERIQRMGEESNFWTAGPTGPCGPCSEIYYDFYPEKGLADVDLDDDRRFIELYNLVFMELNQDDQGRRTPLKAKNIDTGMGLERMAQVLQGVPNNYETDLIFPIIEAAAQRAGIQYRKANASTKTSLKVIGDHTRAVVHLIADGVTASNVGRGYVLRRLIRRIVRHSRLLGINELVTPALAQVAIDLAANVYPNVRERQAVILSELQREEEQFLKTLDRGEKLLAEMLAPLKTTKGKKRSKPQLAGRDAFVLFDTYGFPLELTQEIAAEQGIGVDVAEFEACMAEQRQRSQAAHETIDITVQEGIDSLADQLHPTQFRGYDEFSLTTTVTAILVAGHPVTTATAGTEVQVILEETPFYAESGGQIGDRGYLASSDALVQIHDVQKQKEVFVHYGKVERGSLSVGDRVSAQIDLSCRRRVQAHHTATHLLQAALKKRIDENISQAGSLVAFDRLRFDFNCPRALTREELQQIEDQINTWISESHATHTSIMALNEAKAKGAIAMFGEKYGEQVRVLDIPGVSMELCGGTHVHNTAEIGLFKIISESGVAAGIRRIEAIAGPAVRDYLQQRDSIVRELCDRFKAKPEEILDRISQLQADLKAQQKELEHLKAELALAKTQALLEQTEAVGNTHILIASLAGVDPQGLKTAAEWLLNKLGSGAVVLATQPAADKVNLLVAASPEVVERGVHAGQLVAELAQVCGGRGGGRPNFAQAGGSEPEKLSEALQLAHSRLKGILES; this is encoded by the coding sequence ATGACCTCGTCCCCCTCTGCGTCGGCGACAACTGCCCTCACAGGTGATCAAATTCGCCAAAAATTCCTTGAGTTCTATGCCGCTAAGGGACACACGATTTTGCCCAGTGCCTCGCTGATTCCAGAGGATCCGACGGTGCTGCTGACGATCGCCGGCATGCTCCCCTTCAAACCAATTTTCCTCGGCCAAGAAGCCCCGAAAGTGCCTCGCGCCACCACTGCCCAGAAATGTCTGCGCACCAATGACATTGAAAATGTGGGTCGCACTGCTCGCCACCACACGTTCTTTGAAATGTTGGGCAACTTCAGCTTTGGCGACTACTTCAAGGCGGAGGCCATTGCTTGGGCATGGGAATTGATGACCACGGTTTATGGTTTGCCCCCGGAACGGCTCTTGGTGAGCGTCTTTGAAAATGACGATGAGGCCTATGACATTTGGCATCGCCAAGTGGGCTTGCCCAAGGAGCGCATCCAGCGCATGGGAGAGGAGAGCAACTTCTGGACGGCGGGGCCAACGGGTCCCTGTGGCCCTTGTTCTGAGATTTACTACGACTTCTATCCGGAAAAGGGACTAGCTGACGTTGATCTCGATGACGATCGCCGCTTCATTGAACTCTACAACCTAGTGTTCATGGAGTTGAACCAAGACGATCAAGGGCGCCGCACCCCCCTCAAGGCGAAAAACATTGATACCGGTATGGGCTTGGAGCGGATGGCGCAGGTTCTGCAAGGGGTGCCCAACAACTACGAGACAGACTTAATTTTCCCGATTATTGAGGCGGCAGCGCAGCGAGCCGGGATTCAGTACCGCAAAGCCAATGCCAGCACCAAAACGTCCCTCAAGGTGATTGGCGATCACACCCGTGCCGTGGTTCATCTCATTGCCGATGGCGTCACCGCCAGTAATGTGGGGCGTGGCTATGTCCTGCGGCGATTGATTCGGCGCATTGTCCGCCATAGTCGGCTGTTGGGGATCAATGAACTGGTGACCCCTGCCTTGGCTCAAGTGGCGATTGATCTGGCTGCCAATGTCTATCCCAATGTGCGTGAGCGGCAGGCAGTGATTCTCAGCGAACTCCAGCGGGAGGAGGAACAGTTTCTTAAGACCTTGGATCGGGGTGAGAAGCTCTTAGCGGAGATGCTCGCTCCATTGAAGACAACTAAGGGCAAAAAACGCAGTAAACCACAATTGGCAGGGCGCGATGCCTTCGTTCTCTTTGATACCTATGGCTTCCCCTTGGAGTTGACCCAAGAGATTGCCGCCGAGCAAGGCATTGGTGTGGATGTGGCTGAGTTTGAGGCCTGTATGGCCGAGCAGCGGCAACGCTCCCAAGCCGCTCACGAAACCATTGATATTACCGTTCAAGAGGGGATTGACTCCCTAGCGGATCAACTGCATCCGACGCAGTTTCGTGGCTATGACGAGTTTAGTTTGACCACGACCGTAACAGCGATTTTGGTGGCGGGTCATCCGGTAACAACGGCAACGGCAGGGACTGAAGTGCAGGTGATCCTTGAGGAAACTCCCTTCTATGCTGAATCCGGTGGCCAAATTGGCGATCGCGGGTATCTTGCCAGCAGTGATGCCCTAGTGCAAATCCACGATGTGCAAAAGCAAAAGGAAGTGTTTGTTCACTACGGCAAAGTGGAGCGGGGCAGCCTCAGCGTTGGCGATCGCGTGAGCGCCCAAATTGATCTCAGTTGTCGGCGGCGGGTACAGGCGCACCACACCGCAACGCATCTCTTGCAGGCGGCCTTGAAAAAGCGGATTGACGAGAACATTTCCCAGGCGGGGTCACTGGTGGCCTTTGATCGGTTGCGGTTTGACTTTAACTGCCCCCGTGCCCTCACTCGCGAAGAACTGCAACAGATTGAAGATCAAATCAATACTTGGATTAGTGAAAGCCATGCCACCCACACCAGTATCATGGCGCTCAATGAAGCCAAGGCCAAGGGGGCGATCGCCATGTTTGGTGAAAAATACGGCGAGCAGGTGCGGGTTCTCGATATTCCGGGCGTTTCTATGGAACTCTGTGGTGGCACCCATGTCCACAACACTGCTGAAATTGGCCTCTTTAAGATCATTAGTGAAAGTGGCGTGGCTGCCGGGATTCGTCGCATTGAAGCCATTGCAGGACCAGCGGTGCGTGACTATTTGCAACAGCGCGATAGCATTGTCCGCGAGTTGTGCGATCGCTTCAAAGCCAAACCGGAAGAGATTCTAGATCGCATTAGCCAACTCCAAGCGGATCTCAAAGCCCAGCAAAAGGAACTGGAACACCTCAAAGCTGAACTAGCCCTCGCTAAAACTCAAGCCCTCTTGGAGCAGACTGAAGCCGTCGGCAATACCCACATTCTCATTGCCTCTTTAGCAGGGGTGGATCCCCAAGGGCTAAAAACCGCCGCTGAATGGCTCCTGAATAAACTGGGCAGTGGAGCTGTGGTGTTGGCCACTCAACCGGCTGCTGACAAAGTGAACCTCTTGGTGGCCGCCAGTCCGGAGGTTGTAGAGCGGGGGGTTCATGCCGGTCAACTGGTGGCGGAACTCGCCCAAGTCTGTGGTGGCCGCGGTGGTGGGCGTCCCAACTTTGCCCAAGCGGGGGGATCTGAACCTGAAAAGTTATCCGAGGCGCTGCAATTGGCGCACTCTCGCCTCAAAGGGATTCTCGAATCCTGA
- a CDS encoding prepilin peptidase: protein MLYSLRSSAGSNTPITALTFLTFASYCLVFGLGAAVGSFLNVVIYRVPSGRSLLYPPSRCPICLTTLKPWDNIPILGWLFLRGQCRYCHAPISWRYPAIELLTALLYVLIVAVSGWQVQTLVLWLLSAWLLALALIDLDTMTLPHPLTKWGLIVGLLVRGLTTGLGGLTESIIAAVIGIWLFDLIRWGGAIALGQEVMGGGDSKLAAMIGAWLGWQGLLVTFFLACALGGLMGGLGIALGWIQRRQPIPFGPFLAVAAIVSGLFGRQLIHLYLETFLPGVFVR, encoded by the coding sequence ATGCTTTATTCCCTACGATCATCTGCCGGAAGTAACACGCCTATAACTGCACTAACTTTTTTGACCTTTGCTAGCTACTGCCTTGTCTTTGGCCTTGGGGCAGCGGTGGGGAGCTTTCTCAATGTTGTGATCTACCGTGTGCCGAGCGGGCGATCGCTCCTTTATCCGCCGTCTCGCTGCCCGATCTGTTTGACCACACTCAAGCCCTGGGACAATATCCCAATTTTGGGCTGGCTATTCCTGCGGGGGCAATGTCGTTACTGCCATGCACCGATTTCTTGGCGGTATCCTGCGATTGAGCTGTTGACGGCACTGCTGTACGTCCTGATTGTGGCTGTGAGTGGCTGGCAAGTGCAAACCCTTGTGCTCTGGCTGTTGAGTGCGTGGCTCTTGGCCTTGGCCTTGATTGATCTAGACACGATGACGCTGCCCCATCCCCTGACAAAATGGGGGTTGATTGTCGGCCTGCTCGTGAGAGGGTTAACGACGGGTCTAGGCGGACTCACGGAAAGCATCATTGCCGCAGTGATTGGCATTTGGCTCTTTGATCTGATCCGCTGGGGGGGGGCGATCGCCCTTGGTCAGGAGGTCATGGGGGGAGGGGATAGCAAACTGGCAGCGATGATCGGGGCTTGGCTAGGTTGGCAGGGATTGCTCGTTACCTTTTTCTTGGCCTGTGCCCTCGGTGGCCTGATGGGTGGACTGGGGATTGCCCTCGGTTGGATTCAGCGGCGACAACCGATTCCCTTTGGTCCTTTTTTGGCAGTAGCGGCTATTGTCAGTGGTCTCTTTGGCCGCCAATTGATTCATCTTTATCTCGAAACCTTTTTGCCCGGCGTGTTTGTGCGCTAA